In Gavia stellata isolate bGavSte3 chromosome 28, bGavSte3.hap2, whole genome shotgun sequence, a single genomic region encodes these proteins:
- the NR1D1 gene encoding nuclear receptor subfamily 1 group D member 1, translating to MAAPEAGSTGGVISYVGSSGASPNRTSPVSLCSDSSNSSSQSGSQPFPTYFPPSPTGSLQDSRAYGGGSLAPREDGSPSSSSSSSSSSSYGSSVNFPGVQQVPADERRRSSPSKAGSTVTKLNGMVLLCKVCGDVASGFHYGVHACEGCKGFFRRSIQQNIQYKKCLKNENCSIVRINRNRCQQCRFKKCLLVGMSRDAVRFGRIPKREKQRMLAEMQSAMSGMGSAPPGMPGPGEGPAPGGGRAPPPGPPPLAPPACFSQFPQQLTPPRSPSPGGATEDVIAQVAKAHKEIFVYAHDKLGPPPACESSLLRWDAPPAWAPGPPEPRLCPPAYPEPPVRGCPWPRGTKDVLPACPMNSHPPGRSGRSVQEIWEDFSLSFTPAVREVVEFAKHIPGFQALSQHDQVTLLKAGTFEVLMVRFASLFDVKEQTVTFMSRTKYSLEELWGMGMGDLLSSMFEFSEKLSALDLTDEELGLFTAVVLVSADRSGMEDTASVEQLQETLIRALRALVLKTHPAETSRFTKLLLKLPDLRTLNNLHSEKLLSFRIDAQ from the exons ACAG GCGGCGTGATCAGCTACGTGGGCTCCAGCGGCGCCTCGCCCAACCGCACCAGCCCCGTCTCGCTCTGCAGCGACagctccaacagcagctcccagtcgggctcccagcccttccccaccTACTTTCCCCCGTCGCCCACCGGCTCCCTCCAGGACTCCCGCGCCTATGGCGGGGGCTCGCTGGCCCCCCGTGAGGACGGCTCcccttcatcctcctcctcctcctcctcctcctcatcgtACGGCTCCTCGGTGAACTTTCCCGGGGTGCAGCAGGTCCCCGCGGACGAGCGGCGCCGAAGCTCACCCAGCAAAGCCGGGAGCACCGTCACCA AGCTGAACGGGAtggtgctgctctgcaaggTCTGTGGGGACGTCGCCTCCGGCTTCCACTACGGCGTCCATGCTTGCGAGGGCTGCAAG ggCTTCTTCCGCCGCAGCATCCAGCAGAACATCCAGTACAAGAAGTGCCTGAAGAACGAGAACTGCTCCATCGTCCGCATCAACCGCAACCGCTGCCAGCAGTGCCGCTTCAAGAAGTGCCTGCTGGTCGGCATGTCCCGTGACG CGGTGCGCTTCGGGCGCATCCCCAAGCGGGAGAAGCAGCGGATGCTGGCGGAGATGCAGAGCGCCATGAGCGGCATGGGCAGCGCCCCGCCAGGGATGCCCGGCCCCGGCGAGGGTCCAGCGCCAGGCGGGGGCCGcgcgccgccccccggccccccgccgctCGCCCCCCCCGCCTGCTTCTCCCAGTTCCCCCAGCAGCTGACGCCCCCCCGCTcgcccagccccgggggggccaCCGAGGACGTCATCGCGCAGGTGGCCAAGGCCCACAAGGAGATCTTCGTCTACGCGCACGACAagctgggaccccccccggccTGCGAGAGCAGCCTCCTGCGCTGGGACGCGCCCCCCGCCtgggcccccggcccccccgagccccggctctgcccccccGCCTACCCCGAGCCCCCGGTGCGGGGCTGCCCCTGGCCCCGCGGCACCAAGGACGTCCTGCCG GCCTGCCCCATGAACAGCCACCCGCCCGGCCGCAGCGGGCGCTCGGTGCAGGAGATCTGGGAGGATTTCTCCCTCAGCTTCACTCCCGCCGTCCGCGAGGTGGTCGAGTTCGCCAAGCACATTCCCGGCTTCCAGGCCCTCTCCCAGCACGACCAGGTCACCCTGCTCAAGGCCGGCACCTTCGAG GTGCTGATGGTTCGCTTCGCCTCGCTGTTCGACGTGAAGGAGCAGACGGTGACGTTCATGAGCCGGACGAAGTACAGCCTGGAGGAGCTGTGGGGCATGGGCATGGGCGACCTGCTCAGCTCCATGTTCGAGTTCAGCGAGAAGCTCAGCGCCCTCGACCTCACCGACGAGGAGCTGGGGCTCTTCACCGCCGTCGTCCTGGTCTCGGCAG ACCGCTCGGGCATGGAGGACACGGCGTCGgtggagcagctgcaggagacGCTGATCCGCGCCCTGCGCGCCCTCGTGCTGAAGACGCACCCGGCGGAGACGTCGCGGTTCaccaagctgctgctgaagctgccGGACCTGCGCACCCTCAACAACCTCCACTCCGAGAAGCTGCTCTCCTTCCGCATCGACGCCCAGTAG